From Sphingobium sp. B2D3C:
CACTTCGAGCAAGCCAAGGCGGTTGCGAACGATCACGGGCGGACATCTCCTGCCAGGGCACGCGGCCACCGGACATGGGCCGGGCACCGGGCGCGCTCGCCATGCGGAGGATGCGCGCGCAGATCAAGGATTAAGTGGCCGCAAGGGGAAGCGCGCGATGGACGCTGAGGGAACCGGCGGGGAGGGCAGCGGTTCAGCTTGAGAGACGATCACAAGGGAGGACTGTGCCATGCCCCTCAAGCTCGAAGGTTCCTGTCGATGCGGCGCCGTGCGCTTTTCCGTCGACAGCCACGCGCCGGTGCCATTTCTGCGTTGCTATTGCTCGATCTGCCGCAAGACCGCCGGCGGTGGCGGCTATGCCATCAATCTCCACGCCGACAAGCGCACGCTCAAGGTGGAAGGCGAGACCGCCGTCTATCACGCTACGCTGGACGATGGCGAAGGCGGATGCCGCGTCAGCACCGGCGAGCGACACTTCTGCCCCGCCTGTGCGAGCGCGCTCTGGGTGTTCAGCCCGGAGTATCCCGACCTGCTCCACCCTTTCGCTTCCGCGATCGACAGCGATTTGCCCAAGCCGCCGTCGCTGGTGCACATGATGCTCGGATCAAAGGCGAATTGGGTCGAGCCGCAGATCGGGTCGGATGACCAGTGCTTCGACGGCTATCCAGACGAGGGGCTGGAAGACTGGCACCGGGCGCATGGGCTATGGATTGAGTAGGACGGTTCGGGCGGGACGCTTCCAGAGGCGGTCATCAGGCTGGGTTGACGGTGAGAACGTCAGCTATCCGGTGCGGCTTAAAAATACCTGCCTGTCCGGATACGGCGCCGTTGCGGACATTCACTTTGCGTAGAAATTCCGGTTCCGAGGGTCGCCCGCAGCAGGGAAATTGTTTTCTGGAATGCAACTCTGCACAGCCTTGCGATGGATTGCAGCCAACGCCCGACCATTCAGCTTGTATAACCTAACGCTCGTTCGATCCCCCGAAGGAAAAACAT
This genomic window contains:
- a CDS encoding GFA family protein — protein: MPLKLEGSCRCGAVRFSVDSHAPVPFLRCYCSICRKTAGGGGYAINLHADKRTLKVEGETAVYHATLDDGEGGCRVSTGERHFCPACASALWVFSPEYPDLLHPFASAIDSDLPKPPSLVHMMLGSKANWVEPQIGSDDQCFDGYPDEGLEDWHRAHGLWIE